In a genomic window of Infirmifilum sp. NZ:
- a CDS encoding ABC transporter substrate-binding protein, with protein sequence MLLAVHYLYQRKVKILYSLYLLTIGMKAKLALVMLLLMTFSLLLPLLQAQPQGPWVDEVYFFAEKDYAKVVDMLSKGDMHIYFSDMQVDPTLLQRIKSDPNLAMDYSYGFYTDLTFNPVGPEFPGTGKLNPFSDPKIREAMNWLIDRNHIANEIFGGLARPILLPLFPGFPEYQRIADTMKMLESQYSYDFDKAKTVIFEEMAKLGATYQDGKWYYKGEPVEIIFLIRTEDARKQIGDYVADQLEKLGFTVTRKYGTSRDLSPLWRGSNPADGKWHIYTGGWSNSIIARDQASDFGFFYTPLGAGGPLWSAYKPDPEFYEVCQRLWNSQYSSAEERNSLMSKAAELALKDSVRVWVVQQKSPWLRRKEVDVAVDLSSGYDNYLWPLTLRFVNKTGGAVKAGMREVLVDPWNPIPAGAAGQTNWLYDMVLQYAVRDYAFRYDPQSGLPIPIRVVSAEVYAVKGLPTQSSSSWLKLSFVDKVEVPADAWWGYDVKAGKVVTAGEAGVRYAQVKIVVNYGDVLGKVTYHDGTTMSLADWLVGWPLTFARADNSSPLYDESYVPVFDSWRQVFQGWRIASQSPLVIEYYVNYTLLDAELIVDSFADWPAYPWHMVAIGIRAEEKGLLAFGSDKASAKNVEWMNYIGGPSLEVLSKMLDEAQAEGYIPFKEFLSKYVSADDAKARYSALKSWYQAHGHFWVSNGPFYLDKVDYNAHIAVLSRTKPAAPATSNVLIISVIIVLVIIFVLVLFLVFRRRKREEHKEQGTEVKS encoded by the coding sequence GTGCTCCTAGCTGTTCACTACCTATACCAGCGCAAAGTTAAAATACTTTATTCTCTCTACCTATTAACGATCGGCATGAAAGCCAAGCTAGCACTCGTAATGCTACTGCTGATGACCTTCTCACTGCTACTGCCGCTCCTGCAAGCACAGCCCCAAGGCCCATGGGTCGACGAAGTCTACTTCTTCGCTGAGAAAGACTACGCCAAAGTCGTGGACATGCTGAGCAAGGGCGACATGCACATCTACTTCAGCGACATGCAGGTTGACCCGACGCTTCTGCAGAGGATAAAAAGCGATCCAAACCTAGCAATGGATTACTCATATGGTTTTTACACCGATCTGACATTCAACCCTGTCGGCCCTGAGTTTCCGGGCACTGGCAAGCTGAACCCCTTCAGCGACCCGAAGATACGGGAGGCGATGAACTGGCTCATCGACAGGAATCACATCGCGAACGAGATCTTCGGCGGCTTAGCGAGGCCTATACTATTACCGCTCTTCCCAGGCTTCCCAGAGTATCAGAGAATCGCGGATACTATGAAGATGCTGGAATCGCAGTACAGCTACGACTTCGATAAGGCTAAGACGGTGATCTTCGAGGAGATGGCGAAGCTCGGCGCAACCTACCAGGACGGGAAGTGGTACTATAAGGGCGAGCCGGTCGAGATAATTTTCCTCATACGAACCGAGGACGCGAGGAAGCAGATCGGGGACTACGTGGCCGACCAACTCGAGAAACTAGGCTTCACGGTTACTAGGAAGTACGGCACCAGCAGGGACCTCTCACCCCTGTGGAGGGGGAGCAACCCCGCTGACGGCAAGTGGCACATCTACACTGGCGGTTGGAGCAACTCGATTATAGCCCGCGACCAGGCGTCCGACTTCGGCTTCTTCTACACCCCGCTCGGCGCTGGGGGACCACTGTGGTCCGCCTACAAGCCCGATCCTGAGTTCTACGAAGTGTGCCAAAGGCTTTGGAATAGCCAGTACAGTTCTGCTGAAGAGAGAAATTCGCTCATGTCTAAGGCGGCGGAGCTCGCTTTGAAGGATTCTGTCAGAGTCTGGGTAGTCCAGCAGAAATCCCCCTGGCTTCGCAGAAAGGAGGTCGATGTGGCTGTAGACCTAAGCAGTGGTTATGATAACTACCTCTGGCCATTAACCCTGCGCTTCGTCAACAAAACGGGAGGAGCTGTAAAAGCTGGCATGCGCGAGGTACTCGTGGACCCATGGAACCCAATCCCCGCTGGCGCAGCTGGCCAAACGAACTGGCTGTATGACATGGTGTTGCAGTATGCAGTGAGAGATTATGCTTTCCGCTATGATCCGCAAAGCGGGTTGCCTATTCCTATCAGAGTGGTCAGCGCTGAGGTTTACGCAGTTAAAGGCTTGCCCACTCAATCCAGCAGTAGCTGGCTGAAGCTGTCCTTCGTCGACAAGGTCGAAGTGCCCGCTGACGCGTGGTGGGGCTACGACGTGAAAGCTGGGAAAGTGGTGACAGCTGGAGAGGCTGGGGTAAGGTACGCTCAGGTAAAGATCGTTGTGAACTACGGTGACGTGCTGGGCAAGGTAACATACCATGACGGGACAACGATGAGCTTGGCAGACTGGCTCGTCGGCTGGCCACTCACCTTTGCAAGGGCCGATAACAGTAGCCCGCTTTACGACGAGTCTTACGTGCCCGTCTTTGATTCATGGAGGCAAGTGTTCCAAGGGTGGAGGATTGCCAGCCAGAGCCCGCTGGTGATCGAGTACTACGTCAACTACACTTTGCTCGACGCGGAGCTAATAGTGGATTCTTTTGCAGATTGGCCGGCCTACCCGTGGCACATGGTGGCGATAGGGATTAGGGCTGAGGAGAAGGGACTATTAGCTTTTGGCTCGGATAAGGCGTCTGCGAAGAATGTTGAGTGGATGAACTACATCGGCGGGCCTAGTCTCGAGGTGCTCTCGAAAATGCTTGACGAAGCGCAAGCCGAGGGCTACATACCCTTCAAGGAATTCCTCTCCAAGTACGTAAGCGCTGACGACGCTAAAGCCAGGTACTCTGCCCTCAAAAGCTGGTATCAGGCTCACGGTCACTTCTGGGTTTCCAACGGGCCTTTCTACCTCGACAAGGTTGATTACAACGCTCACATCGCTGTTCTGTCTAGGACTAAGCCAGCCGCGCCTGCTACAAGTAATGTCCTCATCATCAGTGTAATAATCGTTCTGGTCATAATATTCGTGTTAGTACTGTTCCTAGTCTTCAGGAGAAGGAAGCGCGAAGAGCATAAAGAACAGGGAACTGAAGTAAAGAGCTAA
- a CDS encoding ABC transporter ATP-binding protein: MGMALLRLENIKKYFRVRGSLFKSLKAVDGVSLEIGSSETLGLVGESGCGKSTLGRVAIRLLEPTAGRIIYEGVDITRLSNRKLKEFRRRAQIVFQDPNTSLNPRMTVYEILMEPLYEYDMVPSDPESFLVEQLNSVGLGKEHLFRYPHELSGGQKQRIAILRALLLNPSLIVLDEPTSSLDVSVQAQILNMLKDLQAEHKISYLFISHDIAVVNYMSDRIAVMYLGKIVEEGKVEAVLESPAHPYTKFLLNAVPIPDPKLRNRKREMLQGEPPSPINAPPGCRFHPRCPYAMDKCRKEEPPFFEIEPNHRVACWLYSR; encoded by the coding sequence ATGGGTATGGCGTTGCTTAGGCTGGAGAATATCAAAAAGTACTTCCGTGTCAGAGGCTCATTGTTCAAGTCTCTTAAAGCAGTCGATGGAGTGTCCTTGGAGATCGGTAGTAGCGAAACGTTAGGATTAGTAGGGGAAAGCGGTTGCGGGAAGTCAACATTAGGTAGAGTTGCTATCCGGTTACTAGAGCCTACCGCAGGTCGCATCATATACGAAGGGGTGGATATAACAAGGCTCAGCAACCGAAAGCTTAAAGAGTTCAGGAGAAGAGCACAGATAGTATTCCAAGATCCAAACACCTCTCTTAATCCAAGAATGACTGTTTACGAAATCTTAATGGAGCCTCTTTACGAGTATGACATGGTGCCAAGTGATCCCGAAAGCTTTCTAGTCGAACAGCTCAACTCAGTGGGCCTAGGCAAGGAGCACCTATTCCGCTATCCACACGAGTTAAGCGGAGGCCAGAAGCAACGTATTGCGATACTTAGGGCCCTCCTACTTAATCCATCGCTGATTGTTCTAGACGAGCCGACGTCATCCCTAGACGTCTCCGTCCAAGCGCAGATCCTTAACATGCTAAAGGATCTTCAAGCTGAGCATAAGATCTCATACCTTTTTATCTCGCACGACATCGCAGTGGTCAACTACATGAGCGACAGAATTGCCGTCATGTACCTTGGAAAGATCGTCGAGGAGGGAAAAGTGGAAGCTGTTCTCGAAAGTCCAGCTCACCCCTATACGAAGTTTCTCTTAAACGCTGTTCCGATACCAGATCCGAAGCTTAGGAACAGGAAGAGGGAAATGCTACAGGGTGAACCGCCATCACCTATCAACGCACCGCCTGGTTGCAGGTTTCACCCGCGATGCCCCTACGCAATGGATAAATGCAGGAAGGAGGAGCCACCTTTCTTTGAAATCGAGCCAAACCACCGCGTCGCGTGCTGGCTCTACTCCAGGTAA
- a CDS encoding ABC transporter ATP-binding protein yields MSDGQVLKARGVTVRFYTYAGVVHAVTDAYLDVFQGETVAIVGETGSGKSVFTRSLTGLIEPPGRIESGSVLFRRRDGTVVDLFKLSSEELRKIRGDEISYVFQDPSSALDPLYTAGHHIVETILEHRKASRREALQEAVMLLKDVLIPTPEIRVKNYPHELSGGMRQRVVIATAIANRPRLLIADEPTTSLDVTVQAQILDLLASLKAKYGMSIILITHNLGVVAEVADRAYVMYGGRIMETADVFTLFENPAHPYTKMLLRALPDPTRKVKRLESIPGTVPTLIDMGPGCPFAPRCPYAMDICKKEFPASVMLSDNHTVHCWLHSKK; encoded by the coding sequence ATGAGTGACGGGCAGGTGCTGAAGGCCCGCGGAGTTACGGTGCGTTTCTACACCTATGCTGGTGTAGTGCACGCGGTAACGGATGCATACCTTGATGTTTTTCAAGGTGAGACTGTTGCCATAGTTGGTGAAACCGGTAGCGGTAAAAGTGTCTTCACTAGAAGCCTCACAGGTTTAATAGAGCCACCTGGTAGAATTGAATCCGGGAGTGTTCTATTCAGGAGGAGAGACGGTACAGTCGTAGACCTATTTAAACTTAGCAGCGAAGAGCTCAGAAAAATCAGAGGTGATGAGATCTCTTATGTGTTTCAAGACCCTAGTAGTGCTCTTGATCCCCTATATACAGCTGGTCATCATATCGTTGAAACTATTCTGGAGCATCGGAAGGCTTCACGGCGAGAAGCGCTACAAGAGGCGGTCATGCTCCTGAAGGACGTCCTTATTCCTACCCCGGAAATACGTGTGAAAAACTACCCACATGAGCTGAGCGGAGGTATGAGGCAGAGGGTTGTTATTGCAACGGCAATTGCGAACAGGCCCCGTCTCCTCATAGCGGATGAACCGACAACTAGCTTGGATGTTACCGTTCAGGCTCAGATACTCGACTTGCTTGCGAGCCTGAAGGCTAAGTATGGGATGAGCATTATACTAATTACTCATAACCTAGGAGTTGTAGCCGAAGTAGCTGACAGAGCATATGTCATGTACGGGGGGAGAATCATGGAGACAGCGGACGTCTTCACGCTTTTTGAAAATCCAGCACATCCATACACCAAAATGTTGTTGCGTGCACTGCCTGATCCTACCAGGAAGGTGAAGAGACTTGAGTCAATACCCGGTACTGTTCCAACACTTATTGATATGGGACCTGGCTGTCCATTTGCCCCTCGTTGCCCTTACGCAATGGATATCTGTAAAAAAGAGTTCCCAGCTTCCGTTATGCTGAGTGACAATCATACGGTTCACTGCTGGCTTCACTCAAAGAAGTGA
- a CDS encoding ABC transporter permease has protein sequence MNFLYTLFSKILNGYVALRERLSPGWLDKNRSKLQETKLTLYALATSKTGAAGLLLVFITTFLAIFGPFIAWEPYDTYPLLQNPSLAGMLPYPPCFGTCSGLPLWGTDNYGRDVLSLVVRGFRIALVMSFIIVLVGAAIGVILGLIAGYFGGLVDEVIMRFTDMMFAFPGLVLAIAFSLTLRISVRNVLAENPALTSFFAAIFALNPGDAPNIANLLSLFLAMILVWWPPYARVVRGSVLTIKEQGFVEAAKALGLSTWRILRKHILPNILSPLLVMLTFDIATAALSSAALSFLGLGAQPPVPDLGLLVSMAGQYFPERSWWIVIEAGTALLLISLGWNMLGDALRDVFDPRTRRSIELKAKL, from the coding sequence ATGAATTTTCTATACACTCTCTTCTCAAAAATCTTGAACGGGTACGTTGCACTAAGGGAAAGGCTAAGCCCGGGCTGGCTAGACAAGAATAGGTCTAAGTTGCAGGAGACTAAGCTCACGCTTTATGCTTTAGCAACTTCAAAAACCGGAGCCGCAGGGTTACTACTCGTATTTATCACAACTTTCCTCGCAATATTCGGTCCCTTTATAGCGTGGGAGCCCTACGACACTTACCCGCTATTACAAAACCCGAGCTTAGCTGGAATGTTGCCCTACCCCCCATGTTTCGGTACCTGTTCAGGGTTACCGTTATGGGGAACCGACAACTATGGACGGGATGTTCTCTCGTTAGTAGTTAGGGGCTTCAGGATAGCCCTTGTCATGAGCTTCATCATAGTTCTTGTGGGAGCTGCAATAGGGGTGATTCTCGGTCTAATTGCGGGCTACTTCGGTGGTTTAGTGGATGAGGTGATAATGAGGTTTACTGATATGATGTTCGCTTTCCCAGGCCTTGTATTGGCGATCGCATTTAGTCTCACGTTGAGGATATCAGTGAGGAACGTGTTGGCGGAAAACCCTGCGCTTACCTCTTTCTTCGCTGCGATTTTCGCCCTAAACCCGGGAGATGCACCGAACATTGCAAACCTCCTCTCTCTTTTCCTCGCCATGATTTTGGTTTGGTGGCCTCCCTATGCTAGGGTTGTTAGAGGCTCTGTACTGACAATAAAGGAGCAGGGGTTTGTTGAAGCCGCAAAAGCCTTAGGCCTTTCCACCTGGAGGATCCTGCGGAAACACATCTTGCCCAACATCCTCTCACCTCTACTTGTTATGCTTACGTTTGACATAGCTACAGCTGCTCTCTCTTCAGCCGCTCTCTCTTTCCTCGGTCTAGGGGCACAGCCCCCTGTTCCCGACCTCGGGTTGCTCGTCTCGATGGCTGGTCAATATTTTCCTGAGAGAAGCTGGTGGATAGTTATTGAGGCGGGTACGGCTTTGCTACTCATCTCTCTAGGTTGGAACATGCTCGGGGACGCACTGCGCGACGTGTTTGATCCAAGGACCAGGAGGTCAATAGAGCTGAAAGCGAAGCTGTAG